One genomic segment of Linepithema humile isolate Giens D197 chromosome 5, Lhum_UNIL_v1.0, whole genome shotgun sequence includes these proteins:
- the LOC137000216 gene encoding thyrotropin-releasing hormone-degrading ectoenzyme-like, with the protein MLQMEISIAFRNIFNGLILIVIIILSTAKFTKNDTEFNYNDLNFIPLHYDVKMKFDIYRNVFFGECNITIQITRKTGAIILNSKTIAILKIDLIDKDGNQIINIQELSFINKRYIYLDFTQPSIALLSSGTYILRMTYVRTIFDDEDSFKSYYTSKIEEFDNGFKVIKATELFPSWDNAIFKSTFNISIWHHKNYTFLSNMPTKKQVEDMDNMLWTYFDISPLMSAEHLTIVIITFTNFFAPIRNVKIWYRKEMIDQLRFAENVVYEVMQYLAQNNIREISKIDYIVAKYFIYNDIKTREFILLREEDIIYNNTLHPVRKMEVANFIARETISYWFHDVLLWSKEGFITFLAANILNQIRLYNRMMDLFVVQTQQESLRFDTLPTDSLPFGTPLYEIKSSIIWRMLYLLVSDDVFWYGINTCINIQYNQTNVTNISNLSTIEPFWTVVAPGIRNSIRNFTIQDVIWLTEGHYSILTVTQDYSSNSILISYIISNSTLLSDIKQYRIYMTYTTKSVMNFKVLDTKTDIWLSSLVSHHYIYKIDNNDWIILNLQQAGYCRVNYDLDNWQKLADYLYKNYTDIHVLNRAQIIDDAFYFLTQGQLNFLLFWNITKFLFEDEDYVAWYPMIKAVEYMMCIWPVQNITAITIELTDRFDRLLLNIGYNDKFNIESDFTKFLRVEAMKWACVLYVRRCIETATFKLEKYLESSFQELLKWKEWIYCKGLMAANFTTWRKVWNVWNTTSDNTILEYLTCSTDTEIIQNYLGLIREQAFDIKVSNSEKNAIYLLIVAKHAKRDAVLAFIFDFFKYNMKEQVMQIATLIVIITHQHDVEQLRKVHYFVKNKLMNEKQLGFIVDAVKQKIEKRKMEYNKRVTNYGVLN; encoded by the exons ATGCTTCAAATGGAAATTAGTATAGCATTCCGAAATATCTTTAacggtttaatattaatcgtaataattatactatctactgcaaaatttacgaaaaatgacactgaatttaattacaatgatttgaattttataccaTTGCATTATGATGTCAAAATGAAATTTGACATATACAGAAATGTCTTTTTTGGAGAATGCAATATCACTATCCAGATTACTCGCAAAACAGGAGCGATAATTTTGAACTCAAAGACTATTGCCATACTTAAAATTGACCTAATTGACAAAGATGGTAATCAGATAATTAACATCCAGGaattatcatttatcaataaaagatACATTTATCTTGATTTTACCCAGCCATCGATCGCTCTTTTATCTTCTGGTACGTATATCTTAAGAATGACATATGTCCGTACCATATTTGATGACGAAGACTCTTTCAAATCCTACTACACAAGTAAAATAGAAGA atttgacAACGgctttaaagtaataaaagcaaCAGAATTATTTCCATCTTGGGACAATGCGATATTTAAAtcaacttttaacatttctatctggcatcataaaaattacacatttctATCGAATATGCCGACAAAAAAACAAGTTGAGGATATGGATAACATGCTGTGGACTTATTTTGACATATCACCTCTAATGTCTGCTGAACATTTAACAATTGTGATAATCACATTCACTAATTTCTTCGCTCCTATTAGAAATGTCAAAATTTGGTATAGAAAAGAGATGATAGATCAGTTGCGATTTGCAGAAAACGTTGTCTATGAAGTCATGCAGTATTTGGCACAAAAcaatataagagaaatatcaaaaatagatTACATTGTAGCTAAGTACTTTATATACAATGACATAAAGACACGGGAATTCATTCTATTAAG agaagaagatattatttataataatacattacatCCTGTTCGCAAAATGGAAGTGGCAAATTTTATAGCACGTGAAACGATATCTTATTGGTTTCATGACGTGCTTTTGTGGTCAAAAGAAGGATTCATTACATTTCTTGcagcaaatattttgaatcag ATTAGGTTATATAATCGCATGATGGACTTATTTGTCGTTCAAACACAACAGGAGTCTTTACGTTTCGATACTCTTCCTACAGATTCTCTGCCATTTGGAACACCCCTTTATGAAATCAAAT CATCCATTATATGGCGTATGTTATATCTTCTAGTATCTGATGATGTGTTCTGGTATGGTATTAACACGTGTATAAACATACA GTATAATCAGACAAACGTAacaaatattagcaatttatcAACTATCGAACCCTTTTGGACCGTTGTGGCTCCAGGTATAAGGAATAGCATACGTAACTTTACTATTCAAGATGTAATTTGGTTAACGGAAGGACATTATTCTATACTGACCGTGACACAAGATTATTCCTCAAACTCGATATTGATctcatatattatttccaaTAGTACATTACTTTCTGACATAAAACAATATCGaatatatatgacatatacaacAAAATCAGTCATGAACTTTAAGGTATTAGATACCAAAACTGACATTTGGTTATCTTCATTAGTATCGCaccattatatatataagattgaCAATAATGATTGGATCATACTCAATTTGCAACAAGCTG GGTACTGTCGCGTCAATTATGATTTGGATAACTGGCAAAAACTTGcggattatttatataaaaattataccgATATTCATGTTCTCAATCGAGCCCAAATCATCGATgacgcgttttattttttgacgCAAGGACAACTCAATTTCCTTTTGTTTTGGAACATTACAAAGTTTCTGTTTGAAGATGAAGACTATGTAGCGTGGTATCCTATGATTAAAGCTGTTGAATACATGATGTGTATATGGCCAGTTCAAAATATTACAGCTATAACg atAGAACTTACAGATAGGTTTGATAGACTTCTGCTAAATATAGGATACaatgacaaatttaatatcgaaagcgattttactaaatttttaagaGTAGAAGCAATGAAATGGGCATGTGTTCTCTATGTTCGAAGATGTATAGAAACAGCAAcctttaaattagaaaaatatcttgaaagtTCTTTTCAAGA ACTTTTGAAATGGAAAGAATGGATATACTGTAAAGGTTTAATGGCAGCAAACTTCACTACTTGGCGCAAAGTGTGGAATGTATGGAATACAACATccgataatacaattttagaatatttaacttGCTCTACAGATActgaaattattcaaaattatttgggATTAATAAGAGAACAAGCATTTGATATTAAAGTATCAAACAGTGAAAAGAATGCTATTTATCTCCTTATTGTTGCGAAACATGCAAAAAGAGATGCAGTGCTCGCGTTTATATTCGactttttcaaatacaatatGAAAGA GCAAGTTATGCAGATTGCCACTTTGATTGTTATTATAACGCACCAGCATGATGTAGAACAACTCAGaaag GTACattatttcgttaaaaataaacttatgaACGAAAAGCAACTAGGTTTCATAGTTGATgctgtcaaacaaaaaatagaaaaacgaaaaatgGAATACAATAAACGTGTTACAAATTACGGGGTTCTCAATTGA
- the LOC105673254 gene encoding thyrotropin-releasing hormone-degrading ectoenzyme-like has protein sequence MKISMAFQHILLNVGLILILIIILSTVKLTKNETEMNYTYLKPLHYNVKIKFDVFSNVFSAKCNIIIQINRPTKNITMLSSKIFGIAKIDLINNNDNQTINIQKISFINKTYIYFDFTQSSDDLLSPGTYILKMIYVSNILDVGDTLDLFQIKEKDKIFDNGFKVIKAGELFPSWDNAIFKSTFNISIWHHKNYTFLSNMPIKKQVEDMDNMLWTHFDISPLMSAEHLTIVMITFTNFFAPIRNVKIWYRKEMIDQLRLAEDVVYEVMQYLVQKNIRKISKIDYVVTKDFEYSNVKTLELILLRYIYNIERRENNFREKDIIYNYTLDDIARKIKVANLVTRETISKWYDDVLLLSNEGFITFLTAHILDQTLLYYRMMDLFVVQTQQESLRFDTLFTNSLPFKRSRYNIKSSIVWRMLYHLMSDHVFWNGINTYVNIKYNQTNVTDTNNLSTSVPFWTAMASALNVTNNTISFNIKDIIDAWLTEEYYPVLYLTQDFSINLASISFINFNRTLLPGMKEYRVRVTYTTKSLMNFKIPNTKEFTSHFYDMYWTNKNDWIIVNLQQAGYYRVNYNSDNWQKLAHHLYFVNYADIHVLNRAQIIDDAFYFLTQGQLNFVLFWNITKFLFEDADYVAWYPMIKAVEYMMCTWPIKNTTVVKMKLTRRFDRLLLNIGYMDKLNFENDFTKILREEAIKWACILDVPRCKETAIFQLGEHLESSVQDKLLKRKEWIYCKGLMAANFNIWHKVWNRWNATSDNTILEYLTCSTNTDIIKIYLELISKNKFDIRVSNSETSAIFLLIVAKHAKRDAVLEFIFGLLKFKMKEQVKQIATLIVIITHQHDAKQFKQVHDFVKNRLMNEKQLSFIVDAVKQKIEKRKMEQRRRVRNFGLLK, from the exons atgaaaattaGTATGGCATTTCAACATATCTTATTAAATGTTGGactaatattaatactaataattatactatctACTGTAAAATTGACGAAAAATGAGACTGAAATGAATTACACTTATTTAAAACCTTTacattataatgtaaaaataaaatttgacgtATTCAGCAATGTCTTTTCTGcgaaatgcaatattatcaTCCAAATTAATCGTCCaacgaaaaatataactatGTTGAGTTCAAAGATTTTTGGTATAGCAAAAATTGACTTGATTAACAACAATGATAATCAAACAATCAACATCcagaaaatttcatttatcaataaaacgtacatttattttgattttaccCAGTCATCAGACGATTTATTATCTCCTGGTACgtatatcttaaaaatgatttatgtcAGTAACATATTAGATGTCGGAGACACTCTCGATCTTTTCCAGATCaaagaaaaagacaaaat atttgacAACGgctttaaagtaataaaagcaGGAGAATTATTTCCATCTTGGGACAATGCGATATTTAAAtcaacttttaacatttctatctggcatcataaaaattacacatttctATCGAATATGccgataaaaaaacaagttgaGGATATGGATAACATGCTGTGGACTCATTTTGACATATCACCTCTAATGTCTGCTGAACATTTAACAATTGTGATGATCACATTCACTAATTTCTTCGCTCCTATTAGAAATGTCAAAATTTGGTATAGAAAAGAGATGATAGACCAGTTGCGACTTGCAGAAGACGTTGTCTATGAAGTCATGCAGTATTtggtacaaaaaaatataagaaaaatatcaaaaatagatTACGTTGTAACGAAGGATTTTGAATACAGTAACGTAAAGACATTGGAACTCATTCTATTAAG gtatatttataatattgaaagacGTGAAAACAATTTCagggaaaaagatattatttataattatactttagaTGACATTGCCCGCAAAATAAAAGTGGCGAACTTAGTAACACGTGAAACGATATCTAAGTGGTACGATGATGTGCTTCTGTTGTCCAATGAAGGATTTATTACGTTTCTTACAGCGCATATTTTGGATCAG ACTCTTTTATATTATCGCATGATGGACTTATTTGTCGTTCAAACCCAACAGGAATCCCTACGTTtcgatactctttttacaaattctcTACCATTTAAAAGATCCCgttataatatcaaat CATCCATTGTATGGCGCATGTTATATCATCTAATGTCTGATCATGTGTTTTGGAACGGTATCAACACGTATGTAAACATAAA atataaTCAGACAAACGTGACAGATACTAACAATTTATCTACTAGTGTACCATTTTGGACCGCTATGGCAAGTGCCCTAAATGTAACGAATAACACAATaagctttaatattaaagatataatcgATGCTTGGTTAACGGAAGAATATTATCCTGTATTGTATTTGACACAAGATTTTTCCATTAACTTGGCATCGatctcatttattaatttcaatcgtACATTACTTCCTGGCATGAAAGAATATCGAGTACGTGTGACATATACGACAAAATCACTCATGAACTTTAAGATACCTAATACGAAAGAATTTACATCACATTTCTACGATATGTATTGGACTAACAAAAATGATTGGATAATAGTCAATTTACAACAAGCTG GGTACTATCGCGTCAATTATAATTCGGATAACTGGCAAAAACTTGCACATCATTTGTACTTTGTAAATTACGCCGATATTCATGTCCTTAATCGAGCCCAAATCATCGATgacgcgttttattttttgacgCAAGGACAACTCAATTTCGTTTTGTTTTGGAACATTACAAAGTTTCTGTTTGAAGACGCAGACTATGTAGCATGGTATCCTATGATTAAAGCTGTTGAATACATGATGTGTACGTGgccaattaaaaatactacaGTTGTAAAg aTGAAACTTACAAGAAGGTTTGATAGACTTCTGCTAAATATAGGATACAtggacaaattaaatttcgaaaatgattttactaaaattttaagagaagAAGCGATAAAATGGGCATGTATTCTCGATGTTCCAAGATGTAAAGAAACAGCAATCTTTCAATTAGGAGAACATCTTGAAAGTTCTGTTCAAGACAA ACTTTTGAAACGGAAAGAATGGATATACTGTAAAGGTTTAATGGCAGCAAACTTCAATATTTGGCACAAAGTGTGGAATAGATGGAATGCAACATccgataatacaattttagaatatttaacttGCTCTACAAATactgatattattaaaatttatttggaattaatatcgaaaaataaatttgatattagaGTATCAAACAGTGAAACGAGTGCTATTTTTCTCCTTATTGTTGCAAAACATGCAAAAAGAGATGCAGTGCTCGAGTTTATATTCGGCCTTTTGAAATTCAAGATGAAAGA GCAAGTTAAGCAGATTGCcacattaattgttattataacgCACCAGCATGATGCAAAACAATTCAAAcag GTACATGATTTCGTTAAAAATAGACTTATGAACGAAAAGCAACTAAGTTTCATAGTTGATgctgtcaaacaaaaaatagagaaacgAAAAATGGAACAGCGTAGACGTGTCAGAAATTTTGGGCTTTTGAAGTGA